One stretch of Caloenas nicobarica isolate bCalNic1 chromosome 4, bCalNic1.hap1, whole genome shotgun sequence DNA includes these proteins:
- the DCK gene encoding deoxycytidine kinase, which produces MASPPKRGRRDGRAKKVAVEGNIAAGKSTFVNILKQAGEEWEVVPEPVARWCNVQQNSEEDGEELTASQKSGGNVLRMMYEKPERWSFTFQTYACLSRIRAQLRSLDGKLREAENPVVFFERSVYSDRYIFAANLYESDCMNETEWTIYQDWHDWMNEQFGQSLALDGIIYLRATPEKCLNRIYLRGRDEEQEIPIEYLEKLHYKHESWLQHRTLRTDFEYLQEIPILTLDVNEDFKGKKDRYDHMTEKVREFLSTL; this is translated from the exons atggCCAGCCCGCCCAAGCGCGGCCGGCGGGACGGCCGCGCCAAGAAGGTGGCGGTGGAGGGGAACATCG CTGCAGGGAAATCAACTTTTGTGAATATTCTCAAACAAGCCGGTGAGGAATGGGAAGTTGTTCCTGAGCCTGTAGCTAGATGGTGCAATGTTCAGCAAAACTCAGAAGAGGATGGTGAG GAGCTGACTGCTTCACAGAAGAGTGGCGGAAATGTACTGCGGATGATGTATGAGAAACCGGAGAGATGGTCTTTCACTTTCCAGACGTACGCGTGCCTCAGCCGGATCCGGGCGCAGCTCAGGTCCCTGGACGGCAAACTCAGAGAGGCAGAGAATCCTGTGGTCTTCTTCGAGCGATCTGTCTACAGTGACAG GTATATTTTTGCAGCTAATTTATATGAGTCTGATTGCATGAATGAAACCGAATGGACTATTTACCAAGACTGGCACGACTGGATGAATGAGCAGTTTGGTCAAAGTCTAGCGCTGGATGGGATCATTTATCTCAGAGCCACTCCTGAG AAATGCTTAAATAGAATTTACTTGCGTGGAAGAGATGAAGAACAAGAAATTCCCATTGAGTATCTGGAGAAACTTCACTACAAACACGAAAGTTGGCTTCAGCACAGGACACTGCG AACGGATTTTGAATATCTACAGGAAATACCTATTTTAACGTTAGATGTTAACGAAGACTTCAAAGGCAAAAAGGACAGATACGATCACATGACTGAAAAG gTCAGAGAATTTTTGAGCACCTTATAA